Proteins from a genomic interval of Ndongobacter massiliensis:
- a CDS encoding LysR family transcriptional regulator translates to MYFNNYKYFLTIVEYGGITRAAEALFLSQPAMSKYLSRLEQNLGIELFDRNSSPLKLTYAGRRYYEFIKRLEAMDHQFEKELNNIRNDDSGEIRMGIAQWRGSVLLPTIIPRFHETYPHVEINIIEGRAMQIETALIQGRVDLCLMNLPSHFPLQTNQEILWNEKCLLVGNREHPIVQEILQTTPISIDGYRNIDIHFLKNEDFISLMPGQNMTLATERIFSTNNLTPKSVWRTENMATALNMVSNTMSFTFMPEAGAKVKFLPRNLEYFSISHSKELFSFAAVYRKSFILNEWMRLLLDLTRQVYT, encoded by the coding sequence ATGTACTTTAATAACTACAAATATTTTTTAACAATTGTAGAATATGGTGGCATAACTCGAGCTGCTGAAGCTCTGTTTCTATCGCAGCCTGCAATGAGTAAATATCTGAGTCGTTTGGAACAAAATCTTGGCATTGAACTTTTTGACCGCAATTCATCTCCACTCAAATTAACTTATGCGGGGCGCAGATATTACGAATTTATTAAGCGCCTGGAAGCAATGGATCATCAATTTGAAAAAGAGTTAAATAATATTCGGAACGATGATTCCGGTGAAATCAGGATGGGTATTGCACAGTGGCGTGGTTCTGTTCTTTTACCAACAATCATTCCACGTTTTCATGAAACATATCCACACGTTGAAATCAATATTATTGAAGGACGGGCTATGCAAATTGAAACGGCGCTTATCCAAGGGCGTGTAGATCTTTGTTTGATGAATCTTCCATCACATTTCCCGCTTCAAACAAACCAAGAAATTTTGTGGAATGAAAAATGTTTACTGGTCGGCAATCGAGAGCATCCTATTGTGCAAGAGATTCTTCAAACCACTCCTATCTCGATAGATGGATACCGAAATATTGACATTCATTTTCTGAAAAATGAAGATTTCATATCCTTGATGCCGGGACAAAACATGACGCTGGCCACGGAGCGAATATTTTCTACCAATAATCTAACGCCAAAAAGTGTTTGGCGAACGGAAAACATGGCTACCGCGCTAAATATGGTATCAAATACAATGTCCTTTACCTTTATGCCGGAAGCCGGCGCCAAAGTAAAATTCTTGCCTCGAAACTTGGAATACTTCTCCATTTCCCATTCAAAAGAATTGTTCTCATTCGCAGCCGTTTATCGGAAAAGTTTTATACTGAACGAATGGATGCGATTATTGCTGGATTTAACCCGTCAGGTTTATACCTAA
- a CDS encoding tripartite tricarboxylate transporter substrate-binding protein, whose amino-acid sequence MRRFISTVLILVMVFGLAACGGKETQENPPAESSENTQSEEANAEKTDYPTKTITLYCGYSAGGGSDVICRVLSEKLTKYLGQTVIVENVTGSGGWVLWSQMFAEKNPDGYSIYLVNTPNYNLGAYDLANPREYTYEDADLLCNWVSDYNAIGIRKDETRYTDWDSFVAYWKENPLVSSASAVGVMSDDATLVDRLCNYYKTEVSMLQTNGASDNQAMLLSGSTDFMVGNVSEMANAHLNGEYKLICVFAPERDKFVSDVPTFKELTGEEMIGDSSRGFALPKGVDPAIREIIMEALRETINDPETMKQMDSIYTPVNYVEGDAYYELMQNRLEAALKAYGREGELKK is encoded by the coding sequence ATGAGACGATTCATTTCGACAGTGTTGATATTGGTTATGGTGTTTGGTTTGGCAGCTTGTGGTGGGAAAGAAACGCAAGAGAATCCTCCTGCAGAGTCTTCAGAGAATACCCAGTCTGAAGAGGCTAATGCGGAAAAAACAGATTATCCGACAAAAACGATCACTCTTTATTGTGGATATTCAGCTGGGGGTGGTTCCGATGTTATATGTCGCGTTTTATCAGAAAAGCTCACAAAATATTTAGGGCAGACCGTTATCGTAGAAAATGTTACCGGTTCCGGTGGATGGGTTCTGTGGTCTCAGATGTTTGCAGAAAAAAATCCTGATGGATACAGTATTTATCTGGTAAATACGCCAAACTATAATCTTGGCGCCTATGACTTAGCAAATCCGCGTGAATATACCTATGAGGATGCAGATTTACTTTGTAACTGGGTTTCGGACTATAACGCCATTGGTATCCGCAAAGATGAAACGCGGTATACGGATTGGGATAGCTTTGTTGCGTATTGGAAAGAAAATCCTCTTGTAAGCTCTGCATCTGCTGTTGGAGTCATGAGTGATGATGCGACCTTAGTGGATCGTTTGTGTAATTATTATAAGACTGAAGTTTCTATGTTACAGACCAATGGCGCCAGTGATAATCAAGCCATGCTGTTGAGTGGTAGTACTGATTTTATGGTGGGAAATGTGTCTGAAATGGCGAATGCTCATCTGAATGGTGAGTACAAACTCATCTGTGTCTTTGCGCCGGAACGGGATAAGTTTGTTAGTGATGTCCCGACTTTCAAAGAACTTACAGGGGAAGAAATGATTGGCGATTCTTCTCGCGGTTTTGCATTGCCGAAGGGTGTGGATCCTGCTATTCGCGAGATTATTATGGAGGCTTTGCGGGAGACAATCAATGATCCGGAAACCATGAAACAAATGGATTCCATATATACACCTGTCAATTATGTGGAAGGAGATGCTTATTACGAGCTCATGCAGAATCGTTTAGAGGCGGCTTTGAAAGCTTATGGTAGAGAGGGCGAGTTAAAGAAATAA
- a CDS encoding tripartite tricarboxylate transporter TctB family protein, translating into MSAKAKQDLIITVVIYLGSGFLLALTGSMLPDAALFPRMILILVLFLNTLNAAITIKKDMGLRRKNTFEPSMLTFETAKFPLLVFLATVAYVVVFSFTNYFISTAIMLVAFMLVEKVKIKWIALITVVYLAFIYYLFVVQLSVQLIR; encoded by the coding sequence ATGAGTGCCAAAGCAAAGCAAGATCTTATTATTACGGTTGTTATTTATCTTGGGTCTGGTTTTTTGCTTGCATTAACAGGGAGTATGTTGCCTGATGCAGCGCTATTTCCTCGAATGATTTTAATTCTTGTATTATTCTTAAATACGTTAAATGCAGCTATAACGATCAAAAAAGATATGGGGTTGAGAAGGAAAAACACCTTTGAGCCAAGTATGCTCACTTTTGAGACTGCGAAATTTCCGCTACTTGTTTTTTTGGCAACGGTTGCTTATGTAGTAGTGTTTTCTTTTACCAACTACTTTATTTCTACCGCCATTATGCTGGTAGCTTTTATGTTGGTGGAGAAAGTCAAAATAAAGTGGATCGCACTAATTACAGTCGTTTATCTAGCATTTATTTACTATCTGTTTGTTGTTCAATTATCGGTACAACTTATACGTTGA
- a CDS encoding tripartite tricarboxylate transporter permease, producing MFASALQTLLTPEVLIALFIGVVGGMIIGAMPGLSASMAVALLIPVTYSMGAAAGLVMLTAVYTSAIYGGSITACLLHTPGTPSSAATAMDGYALTKQGKGLKAIGVATLCSMIGGTISAFCLLFIAPPLSKVVLSFSSLEYFLLAVFGLTIIGSVASDNMVKGLLSGCLGILVGIIGIDIFSGTPRFTFGSINLESGIQLVPAMIGLFSLSQVMISIEDIVKGNNRILDKNATHLSGEMLPNRRELKSLMPTILQSSIIGVLVGILPGAGGDIGSWISYNTAKKTSKHPEKFGHGSIEGVAASEAANNAVTGGALIPMLTLGIPGSGVTAIMLGGLMIKGLNPGYKLFAESGSITYCIIFGFLLANILMGLIGILIAKQVVKISVVPMTILCPVILALSLIGAYAIRLNIFDVYVMLAFGLLGYFMRKFDFATAPVVLGMILGPMAEKNWRQAIVLFRGDALGYFFSRPISIVLAILTIGALFFPIIVRIIKKKASPSADTLENTARED from the coding sequence ATGTTCGCTTCTGCCTTACAAACTTTATTAACACCGGAAGTCCTAATTGCTCTTTTTATAGGTGTAGTAGGCGGCATGATCATTGGCGCGATGCCGGGCCTCAGCGCCAGCATGGCTGTGGCTCTGTTGATTCCGGTAACATACAGCATGGGCGCAGCCGCGGGCTTAGTGATGCTTACAGCCGTATATACTTCAGCGATTTATGGGGGATCAATTACGGCCTGTCTATTACATACACCGGGCACTCCTTCATCGGCTGCAACAGCTATGGATGGATATGCACTTACTAAGCAAGGCAAAGGATTGAAGGCAATTGGTGTTGCTACACTTTGTTCTATGATCGGCGGAACGATCAGCGCTTTTTGCTTATTATTTATTGCTCCACCACTTTCCAAGGTAGTTCTCAGCTTCAGCTCGTTGGAGTATTTTCTTCTCGCTGTTTTTGGGCTTACAATTATTGGCAGTGTAGCCAGTGATAATATGGTAAAAGGATTATTGAGTGGCTGCCTAGGTATTTTAGTAGGGATCATCGGCATTGATATTTTTAGCGGAACCCCACGCTTCACTTTTGGAAGTATTAATTTGGAATCGGGCATACAACTGGTGCCGGCTATGATAGGGTTATTTTCTCTCTCACAAGTAATGATATCTATCGAAGATATTGTCAAAGGAAACAACCGTATTCTTGACAAAAATGCCACACATCTTAGCGGGGAAATGCTCCCCAATCGACGTGAGTTAAAAAGTTTAATGCCGACGATTCTTCAATCCTCTATTATTGGCGTTTTAGTGGGAATTCTGCCGGGTGCCGGCGGTGATATTGGAAGTTGGATTTCTTATAATACGGCAAAGAAGACCTCCAAGCACCCCGAAAAATTTGGGCATGGTTCTATAGAGGGGGTTGCCGCCTCAGAAGCTGCGAATAATGCGGTAACGGGTGGTGCTCTCATTCCCATGTTGACGTTGGGGATTCCAGGCTCTGGAGTGACTGCGATTATGTTGGGTGGCTTAATGATTAAAGGGCTGAATCCTGGCTACAAACTATTTGCGGAATCGGGATCAATAACATATTGCATAATCTTTGGATTTTTACTGGCAAATATCCTGATGGGGCTTATCGGTATATTGATTGCAAAGCAAGTTGTTAAAATTAGTGTTGTTCCTATGACAATCCTTTGTCCCGTCATTTTAGCATTATCATTGATTGGGGCCTATGCAATTCGCCTGAATATATTTGATGTATACGTCATGTTGGCGTTTGGTCTTCTGGGGTACTTTATGCGCAAATTTGATTTTGCAACGGCTCCGGTTGTCCTTGGTATGATCTTAGGACCGATGGCTGAGAAAAACTGGCGGCAAGCTATTGTACTTTTTCGCGGAGATGCATTAGGTTACTTCTTCTCTCGTCCTATTTCAATCGTGTTGGCAATTTTAACTATAGGAGCACTTTTCTTCCCGATCATTGTCAGAATTATCAAAAAGAAAGCGAGTCCGTCTGCTGACACATTAGAAAACACTGCAAGGGAAGACTGA
- a CDS encoding 2-hydroxyacid dehydrogenase, which yields MKAIVLDKDYGSVSKKELEQVRTAYAKAGIEMMLLSYEVTTAQQKEPTEEEIISGCKGFEILLATGNPPLTRRVLEALPEVRFIQRFGAGVNSIDLKAATDLGIIVLNLPGFCAKELADVATAMIMSLIRNVSYYDREVRKGNWPKCQYFLPPDVRELTLGLYGFGQGGRYLHDIFFNGFGTKIIACDPYVSSEVKACYPDVEFVSFEELAVKSDIISIHVVLTPETTHVFNRSVFEKMKNSAMIINTSRGAVIDTDDLIWALENGEIRYAGLDTVEHEPLPQNDPLKSMDNVIINPHCGSYGIGSKKTQISMVCELIPKAVAEGKLSGRCVANREVVSKNLEYTII from the coding sequence ATGAAAGCTATTGTTTTAGACAAAGATTATGGAAGTGTCTCTAAAAAAGAACTTGAGCAAGTCCGAACAGCATACGCTAAGGCGGGCATTGAAATGATGCTATTGAGCTACGAAGTTACTACGGCTCAACAAAAAGAACCTACCGAAGAGGAGATTATTTCTGGATGTAAGGGGTTTGAGATTCTTTTAGCTACAGGAAATCCACCATTGACGCGTCGGGTATTAGAAGCATTGCCGGAAGTAAGATTTATACAGCGCTTCGGAGCGGGTGTAAACAGTATAGACTTGAAGGCGGCTACGGACTTGGGCATCATTGTTTTAAATTTACCCGGCTTTTGTGCGAAAGAGTTAGCAGATGTAGCTACCGCTATGATTATGAGTTTAATTCGGAATGTCAGTTACTATGATCGGGAGGTTCGTAAAGGAAATTGGCCGAAGTGTCAATATTTTCTTCCTCCGGATGTGCGAGAGCTCACGCTTGGTCTGTACGGATTTGGACAGGGCGGGCGCTATCTGCACGATATATTTTTTAATGGTTTTGGAACGAAAATTATTGCTTGTGACCCCTATGTCTCTTCAGAGGTAAAGGCGTGTTATCCGGATGTTGAATTTGTTTCCTTTGAGGAGCTAGCTGTGAAGAGTGACATTATTTCGATTCACGTGGTTTTGACGCCTGAAACTACCCATGTATTCAATCGATCCGTGTTTGAAAAAATGAAAAATAGTGCCATGATCATTAACACAAGCCGCGGCGCTGTGATTGATACCGATGATCTCATTTGGGCTTTAGAGAACGGTGAGATTCGTTATGCAGGCTTAGATACGGTGGAGCATGAACCATTGCCACAGAATGATCCACTGAAGAGTATGGATAATGTCATTATAAATCCGCACTGTGGGAGTTACGGCATAGGCAGTAAAAAAACACAAATTTCAATGGTCTGTGAGTTAATTCCCAAGGCGGTTGCCGAAGGAAAACTGTCCGGTCGCTGTGTCGCGAATCGAGAAGTTGTTAGCAAAAATCTTGAATATACCATTATTTGA
- a CDS encoding RraA family protein, whose protein sequence is MMSVGCKIIKDFKRPEPELVARFKGMPVANIDDNMGRIAAVSSTIEPIGYKGQMLGTAFTVRVPQGDNLMFHVAMDLAKPGDVIVIDAGGFTERAILGELMSAYCRSRGIVGIVCDGAIRDRNSIAKMENFHVYACAATPNGPYKNGPGEINVPIVVGGKLVRPGDIIVGDDDGVVIINPVDAVQLAIATEAVEKKEATILENIINEGTYIRPWVNEKLKEIGCEIL, encoded by the coding sequence ATTATGTCAGTCGGATGCAAAATTATCAAGGATTTCAAACGTCCGGAACCGGAATTGGTAGCACGCTTTAAAGGGATGCCCGTTGCCAATATCGACGACAATATGGGGAGAATTGCGGCAGTCAGTTCTACAATTGAACCGATTGGTTATAAAGGACAGATGCTGGGGACTGCGTTTACGGTCCGTGTTCCACAAGGGGACAACCTTATGTTTCATGTCGCGATGGATCTGGCTAAGCCCGGTGATGTCATTGTTATTGATGCGGGTGGATTTACCGAACGTGCTATTTTGGGTGAGTTGATGTCTGCATATTGTCGTTCTCGGGGAATTGTGGGCATTGTATGTGATGGTGCGATTCGTGACCGAAATAGCATTGCAAAGATGGAGAATTTTCATGTTTACGCATGTGCTGCAACCCCCAATGGGCCCTATAAAAATGGTCCCGGAGAGATTAATGTTCCAATTGTCGTAGGAGGCAAGTTAGTCAGACCTGGAGATATTATCGTCGGCGACGATGACGGCGTGGTTATTATTAACCCGGTTGACGCTGTACAATTGGCTATCGCCACTGAAGCTGTTGAGAAAAAAGAGGCGACGATCTTGGAGAACATTATCAATGAGGGTACTTATATACGCCCATGGGTAAATGAAAAACTTAAGGAAATAGGTTGTGAGATTCTTTGA
- a CDS encoding Ldh family oxidoreductase, which produces MRYNYKKLQTFGTQVMVQAGLEPSEAALLTESLLYADSRGISSHGISRLINYSKRVQCHVITPGANVEVVKEAPSILVLDGHNGIGAKIARQAIDLCIERAQKTGCCAATVRNGNHFGAGAFYTKYAAEKGMIAFIVGNSEAAVAPIGGARAMLGTNPLGVAVPAKRNDPFDLDMATSVVARGKVVLAKKEGRKIPRGWAVDKNGVNTTDPDEVLNGGCMLPFGGAKGYAISLFIDLMCSCLGGALNCRTTPHFWTDYEHPQNIGYFMIVIDPSKFLPLDEFQNRVDDVLEEFKACPPAADAERVYIPGEKEAENQRMSQENGIEISDAVVTELRAVGKMYGVAVDF; this is translated from the coding sequence ATGCGATATAATTACAAAAAATTACAGACGTTTGGCACGCAGGTAATGGTTCAAGCAGGTTTAGAACCAAGTGAGGCTGCTCTTTTAACAGAAAGCCTTTTGTATGCGGATAGTCGAGGCATCAGTTCGCATGGAATTTCTCGTTTAATTAATTATTCCAAGCGCGTTCAATGCCATGTGATTACTCCGGGTGCAAACGTTGAGGTTGTTAAAGAAGCCCCTTCTATCCTTGTTCTTGATGGACACAATGGAATTGGCGCAAAAATTGCTCGTCAAGCTATCGATTTATGCATAGAGCGGGCTCAAAAGACAGGGTGTTGCGCGGCTACCGTTCGCAATGGGAATCATTTTGGTGCAGGCGCTTTTTATACAAAGTATGCCGCAGAGAAAGGAATGATTGCCTTCATCGTTGGAAATAGCGAGGCTGCTGTGGCTCCCATTGGGGGCGCAAGGGCCATGCTCGGAACAAACCCTCTCGGAGTGGCGGTTCCAGCAAAGCGGAATGATCCCTTTGATTTGGATATGGCAACCAGTGTAGTGGCGCGAGGCAAGGTAGTTCTCGCGAAAAAAGAAGGCCGAAAAATCCCTAGGGGGTGGGCGGTAGATAAAAACGGGGTAAATACAACAGACCCGGATGAGGTATTAAATGGCGGTTGTATGTTGCCGTTTGGTGGGGCAAAGGGCTATGCGATTAGCTTATTTATTGATCTTATGTGCTCGTGTTTAGGGGGCGCACTGAATTGTCGCACAACGCCTCATTTCTGGACAGATTACGAACACCCGCAAAATATTGGATATTTTATGATCGTGATTGATCCCAGTAAATTTTTGCCGCTCGATGAGTTTCAGAACCGCGTAGACGATGTTTTGGAAGAGTTTAAAGCTTGCCCGCCAGCTGCTGATGCGGAACGCGTGTATATTCCCGGTGAAAAAGAAGCAGAAAATCAACGAATGAGTCAAGAAAATGGCATTGAGATTTCGGATGCTGTGGTGACGGAGCTTCGTGCAGTTGGGAAGATGTATGGTGTTGCTGTCGATTTTTAA
- a CDS encoding acyltransferase family protein: protein MDGTSVSGGGQALRSEVPDERKHRILESARKIYGLDTLRIFALGIIVLYHFFPTRLPAGFLGVNLFFVLSGFLATHHALNEIAETGAFSKRRFYEKRLRRIFPSLFLLLLMGIVLVNFAPPDYRVAIDKQTAAAFSFSTNWYEILSGGSYEAQFIPHIFVHTWFLAIEIHFYLAFPLLLSLLLQFGRKKGGETITRNILMLSVFFYLTSLVLSFIGQANFTRNLSWLYFSDFTRFSSFFVGMFLAAYRRRMKKRYCYLPSFTLLCYALLAILAIIFRYESRWTYLVGFPLTDFLAAFLIWNYANENEKKESNQIQAVATSSYGIYLFHWPLLVMVPTFVRGASGYFLVVVATAAMLLLDQMLWEPLLLGKKNLFRKSREKRRNIHGWPYSLVLTCAALFILTAGTNRRAPAMLSLQKSIWEKSVQQDVEKIQMDFQQLSEQRADFIAAQQVEDNGDGLVINDVVADGITVIGDSVLLGPRDYIMAHLLKTFVDAEGYRLAEMGAEVIERLKKEGKLGSYVVIALGTNAVEDRKEALRAMARAVPDETRLIFVTPYDENVGMHEGSAAMKAVAQEFDYITVMDWEAYVQDNPELYEGTDGIHFYGREGTYAAYVTQLKRAILEAAQAPAKESDSAETP from the coding sequence ATGGATGGAACGTCCGTGAGCGGGGGCGGGCAAGCGCTCCGCAGCGAAGTGCCGGATGAGCGGAAACACAGGATTTTGGAATCGGCACGTAAAATTTATGGACTGGATACCCTGCGCATTTTCGCTCTGGGCATTATAGTGCTTTATCATTTTTTTCCAACACGACTTCCGGCAGGATTTTTGGGCGTCAATCTTTTTTTCGTGCTCTCCGGGTTTTTGGCAACCCATCACGCTTTGAATGAGATTGCGGAGACCGGAGCTTTCTCCAAGCGACGTTTCTATGAAAAAAGGCTTCGACGCATTTTTCCGAGTCTATTCCTGCTGCTTTTGATGGGCATTGTGTTGGTGAATTTTGCACCGCCTGATTATCGCGTAGCCATCGACAAGCAGACCGCAGCTGCATTTTCCTTTTCCACAAATTGGTATGAAATTCTCAGTGGGGGAAGCTATGAGGCGCAATTTATTCCGCATATTTTCGTACACACCTGGTTTCTCGCCATCGAGATACATTTTTATCTAGCATTTCCCCTTTTGCTCAGCTTGTTGTTGCAGTTTGGACGAAAAAAAGGCGGAGAAACAATAACACGAAATATTTTAATGCTTTCCGTTTTTTTCTATTTGACTTCACTGGTGCTTTCTTTTATAGGGCAGGCCAACTTCACTCGGAATTTGTCGTGGCTGTATTTTTCCGATTTTACACGTTTTTCTTCCTTTTTTGTGGGGATGTTTCTTGCGGCCTATCGAAGAAGGATGAAAAAGCGGTATTGCTATTTGCCGTCCTTTACCCTCCTGTGCTATGCGCTTCTTGCCATTTTGGCGATTATTTTTCGCTATGAGAGTCGTTGGACCTATCTCGTGGGGTTTCCGCTCACAGATTTTTTAGCGGCTTTTCTCATCTGGAATTATGCCAATGAAAACGAAAAGAAAGAGTCGAATCAGATACAGGCAGTCGCCACGTCCAGTTATGGCATTTATTTATTCCATTGGCCACTGTTGGTGATGGTGCCGACATTTGTGCGCGGCGCGTCGGGTTATTTCCTCGTGGTCGTTGCAACGGCGGCAATGCTTTTGCTCGACCAGATGCTTTGGGAGCCGCTGCTTCTGGGGAAAAAGAATCTTTTCCGGAAAAGCCGTGAAAAAAGAAGAAATATACATGGCTGGCCCTATAGCTTGGTTCTAACCTGTGCGGCGCTTTTTATTCTTACAGCGGGTACCAATCGCAGGGCCCCGGCCATGCTGTCCTTACAAAAATCGATCTGGGAAAAATCGGTGCAGCAAGATGTCGAAAAGATTCAAATGGATTTTCAACAGTTGTCCGAACAAAGAGCGGATTTCATTGCCGCTCAACAAGTGGAAGACAATGGTGACGGTCTGGTCATTAACGATGTCGTCGCGGACGGAATCACGGTCATCGGCGACAGCGTACTCCTTGGACCGCGGGATTATATCATGGCACATTTACTCAAGACTTTTGTCGATGCGGAAGGGTATCGGCTGGCGGAGATGGGGGCAGAAGTCATTGAACGCCTGAAGAAGGAAGGGAAATTGGGCAGCTATGTGGTAATTGCGCTGGGCACCAATGCCGTCGAAGATCGAAAAGAAGCACTGCGTGCTATGGCACGGGCGGTGCCGGACGAAACCCGCTTGATTTTTGTCACACCGTACGATGAAAATGTCGGGATGCACGAGGGGAGTGCCGCGATGAAAGCGGTCGCGCAGGAATTTGACTATATTACCGTTATGGATTGGGAAGCGTATGTCCAAGACAATCCGGAATTATACGAGGGTACCGACGGGATTCATTTTTATGGGAGAGAAGGCACGTACGCGGCCTATGTTACGCAGCTGAAAAGGGCAATTTTGGAGGCGGCACAAGCGCCGGCAAAGGAGTCCGACAGTGCGGAAACGCCGTAG
- the mtnA gene encoding S-methyl-5-thioribose-1-phosphate isomerase, whose translation MTVTEQDRQASSCHLSEDGAAVIILDQRQLPNRTEYLRLQTAQELYDAIKTLAVRGAPAIGICAGYGMAILAKAKTDLEKEEFLAAMKKEGEYLISSRPTAVNLSWAVRRMLAVMEENREKSPKEIAARMQEESIAIHDEDIEMCTRISEYGLSLLQPGDGVLTHCNAGPLATSKYGTAIGPMLLGKEKGIDFHVYADETRPLLQGARLTSYELQKAGVDVTLICDNMASIVMKQGRVQACFVGCDRIAANGDFANKIGTSGVAILAKYYGIPFYTLGPTSTIDMNCPTGDDIKIEERDPNEIKTKWYSEPMALKEVPCYNPAFDVTDHTLLTAIVTDRGIVYPPFAENLKKLFSEKEANE comes from the coding sequence GTGACAGTTACGGAACAAGATCGACAGGCGTCGTCCTGCCATCTGTCGGAAGACGGAGCGGCTGTTATAATTTTGGATCAGCGTCAACTCCCGAATCGGACGGAATATCTGCGTTTGCAGACGGCACAGGAACTTTACGACGCGATCAAGACGCTTGCCGTGCGCGGGGCGCCCGCCATCGGGATTTGCGCAGGCTACGGCATGGCGATTTTGGCAAAAGCGAAAACGGACCTCGAGAAGGAAGAGTTTCTTGCCGCAATGAAAAAAGAGGGAGAATACCTCATTTCTTCCCGGCCGACCGCGGTCAACCTTTCTTGGGCGGTGCGGCGGATGCTTGCAGTCATGGAAGAAAACCGGGAGAAGTCGCCGAAAGAAATTGCCGCGCGTATGCAAGAAGAAAGTATCGCCATACATGACGAAGATATCGAGATGTGCACGCGAATTTCCGAGTACGGACTTTCATTGCTTCAACCGGGAGACGGTGTGCTGACACATTGCAATGCGGGACCGCTTGCGACATCGAAGTATGGAACGGCGATCGGCCCCATGCTTTTGGGCAAAGAAAAGGGCATCGATTTTCACGTCTATGCGGATGAAACGCGTCCTCTTTTACAAGGGGCGCGGCTGACTTCCTATGAATTACAAAAAGCCGGCGTTGATGTCACATTGATCTGTGACAATATGGCGTCCATCGTGATGAAACAGGGACGCGTGCAGGCGTGTTTTGTCGGATGTGACCGCATTGCTGCAAATGGCGATTTTGCGAATAAAATCGGGACCTCGGGTGTGGCCATTTTGGCGAAATACTACGGCATTCCCTTCTATACGCTGGGACCCACCTCGACCATCGATATGAATTGTCCCACAGGTGACGATATTAAAATCGAAGAGCGGGATCCGAATGAAATCAAAACGAAGTGGTATAGCGAACCCATGGCCCTGAAAGAGGTGCCCTGCTACAATCCGGCTTTTGACGTCACGGATCACACGCTGCTTACCGCGATTGTAACGGACCGCGGCATTGTGTATCCGCCCTTTGCTGAAAATTTGAAGAAGCTCTTTTCTGAAAAGGAGGCGAACGAATGA
- the deoD gene encoding purine-nucleoside phosphorylase produces the protein MTKSSPSASIELKEGTHVAKVVLMPGDPLRAKFIAGNYLENPVLFNDVRNMLGYTGTYAGKEVSVMGSGMGMPSFVLYATELFDYFGVEAILRVGSTGSIQDDVHVRDVVVAMSASTNSAMGSAYPLPGTMAPTANFELLEAAVAAGREQGVRVHVGPVYTSDFFYHPDPELGKKASNSGHLCLEMETAGLYLLAMNRHKKALSLLTVSDHIFTGEALSAQERQESFRDMMEIALKTATKVE, from the coding sequence ATGACAAAATCATCCCCTTCTGCAAGTATCGAGTTGAAAGAAGGAACCCATGTTGCCAAAGTGGTGCTCATGCCGGGCGACCCCTTGCGCGCAAAATTTATTGCGGGAAATTATTTAGAAAACCCCGTGCTCTTTAATGATGTGCGCAATATGCTCGGTTACACGGGAACCTATGCCGGAAAAGAAGTCTCCGTTATGGGCTCGGGTATGGGCATGCCTTCTTTTGTGTTGTATGCGACGGAATTGTTCGACTATTTCGGCGTAGAAGCCATTCTGCGCGTCGGATCGACCGGATCCATCCAGGACGATGTACATGTGCGCGACGTCGTTGTTGCGATGTCCGCATCGACCAATTCGGCGATGGGCAGCGCTTATCCGCTGCCGGGGACGATGGCGCCGACGGCGAACTTTGAATTGCTGGAAGCCGCGGTGGCCGCCGGACGCGAACAGGGCGTTCGGGTGCACGTGGGACCGGTGTACACGTCGGATTTCTTCTATCACCCGGATCCGGAATTGGGGAAAAAGGCGTCCAACAGCGGTCATCTGTGCTTGGAGATGGAAACGGCGGGATTGTACCTTTTGGCGATGAATCGGCATAAAAAAGCGCTATCCCTGTTAACTGTTTCGGATCATATTTTTACCGGGGAAGCACTCAGTGCGCAAGAGCGGCAGGAGAGCTTCCGGGACATGATGGAAATCGCCCTGAAAACGGCAACGAAAGTGGAATGA